The following coding sequences lie in one Lolium perenne isolate Kyuss_39 chromosome 2, Kyuss_2.0, whole genome shotgun sequence genomic window:
- the LOC127335665 gene encoding uncharacterized protein, with product MVPSSEEFSSLAKVEEVEDVHPLFVGPTSEVALYSAAGSVLKVEEVEKLFYLAVERGVKNEEAQKAIFLAVQSGMNANEVLSLAVRTGLKSEEEVHALLLQQLLASFDRRRKDSELFEWEHPPVIDRKKQDPRCPFFLFKMKASAKNAQVSWRQKKHARFPPERAGYTNALRVARLAAGPDGFHLEQAGEGGQPGAISGHADDKYMGRRRRKDGILECSSVQLREVAVIKRLPRGDGISIMSYVRGLGVKVHDILFMLHCYSITVAMTFTERWFYVSSRFTEEPLYARDGLDFIDITVTLENLIKKLYQMYEQEEQEKKIMREKQDHHETETLTRQQKELMLHQREEEERKKLEDLQKRRADSKKQKCQRKELKEAAHRMNEGTEEQHGHCEDTDDASFCSPIFQLQEESDWVEPSEEEL from the coding sequence ATGGTGCCCTCGTCAGAGGAGTTCTCCTccctcgccaaggtggaggaagtggAGGATGTCCACCCCCTCTTCGTCGGCCCCACGTCCGAGGTAGCCCTCTACTCCGCCGCCGGGAGCGTGCTCAAAGTCGAAGAGGTGGAGAAGCTATTCTACCTGGCCGTCGAGCGCGGTGTCAAGAACGAGGAGGCGCAGAAGGCCATCTTCCTCGCCGTCCAGAGCGGTATGAATGCAAACGAGGTCCTCTCCCTCGCCGTCCGCACGGGACTGAAGTCCGAGGAGGAGGTACACGCTCTCCTACTCCAGCAGCTGCTCGCCTCCTTCGACAGGCGACGCAAGGACTCCGAGCTGTTCGAGTGGGAGCACCCGCCTGTCATCGACAGGAAGAAACAAGACCCCAGgtgtcccttcttcctcttcaaGATGAAGGCATCAGCCAAGAACGCGCAGGTATCGTGGCGGCAGAAGAAGCACGCCCGCTTCCCGCCCGAGCGAGCGGGGTACACGAACGCTCTGCGCGTCGCGCGTCTGGCGGCCGGACCTGACGGGTTCCACCTGGAGCAGGCGGGGGAGGGCGGGCAACCTGGTGCGATCTCGGGCCATGCCGACGACAAGTACATGGGGAGGCGGCGACGGAAAGACGGTATCTTAGAGTGCTCCTCTGTGCAGCTCAGGGAGGTGGCCGTCATCAAGAGGTTGCCCCGAGGCGACGGGATCTCCATCATGTCGTATGTGAGAGGGCTCGGTGTTAAGGTCCATGACATCCTGTTTATGCTGCACTGCTACTCCATCACCGTCGCCATGACCTTCACCGAGCGATGGTTCTACGTGTCTTCCAGGTTCACGGAGGAGCCATTGTACGCCAGGGATGGCCTTGATTTTATTGATATTACCGTCACACTggagaatctgatcaagaagcttTACCAGATGTATGAGCAAGAGGAGCAAGAAAAGAAGATCATGCGTGAGAAACAAGATCACCACGAGACAGAGACGCTGACGCGGCAGCAGAAGGAGCTGATGCTCCATCAgagggaggaagaagagaggaagaaGTTGGAAGACCTGCAGAAGAGAAGGGCCGACAGCAAGAAACAAAAGTGTCAGCGTAAGGAACTGAAGGAGGCAGCTCATCGGATGAACGAGGGAACTGAGGAGCAACATGGGCATTGTGAAGACACTGATGATGCTTCCTTTTGTAGCCCAATATTTCAGCTTCAGGAAGAATCAGATTGGGTGGAGCCATCAGAAGAGGAGCTGTAG
- the LOC127335666 gene encoding nicotinamidase 2-like: MPPPAASSAYTRYETRRRDPNPGAAALLVIDVQGHFASLTAPAMPAIATTVALCRGAGIPVIYTRHVDPVPRSRPLAEWWAGDHIGAGTPAAELLPGAGRAAGDLVVEKSTYIAFAAGTGLEEALRGMGVEEVVVAGVMTNLCCETTARDAFVRGFRVFFSADATATASRDLHEATLLNMAYGFAYIVDCERLEAAFGKDK; encoded by the coding sequence ATGCCGCctcccgccgcctcctccgcgtaCACCAGGTACGAGACGCGCCGCCGGGACCCCAACCCCGGCGCAGCCGCGCTCCTCGTCATCGACGTGCAGGGCCACTTCGCGTCGCTGACGGCGCCGGCCATGCCGGCCATCGCCACCACCGTGGCGCTCTGCCGCGGCGCCGGCATCCCAGTCATCTACACGCGCCACGTCGACCCCGTGCCGCGAAGCCGCCCGCTCGCGGAGTGGTGGGCGGGCGACCACATCGGCGCCGGAACGCCGGCCGCGGAGCTGCTCCCCGGAGCCGGCCGCGCCGCGGGGGACCTGGTCGTGGAGAAGAGCACGTACATCGCCTTCGCCGCCGGCACGGGGCTGGAGGAGGCGCTGCGCGGGATGGGCGTGGAGGAGGTGGTCGTGGCGGGCGTGATGACGAACCTGTGCTGCGAGACCACCGCGCGGGACGCGTTCGTGAGGGGCTTCCGGGTCTTCTTCTCGGCCGACGCCACGGCCACGGCCAGCCGGGACCTGCACGAGGCGACGCTGCTGAACATGGCGTATGGGTTCGCCTACATCGTCGACTGCGAGCGGCTGGAGGCGGCATTCGGGAAGGACAAGTGA